A stretch of Phaeodactylum tricornutum CCAP 1055/1 chromosome 26, whole genome shotgun sequence DNA encodes these proteins:
- a CDS encoding predicted protein, with product MVVNAFEVSGKIDYTKLVDKFGSNLISDSLMDKLEALTVGKGRVPRMHRFLRRGMFFSHRDLDTLLRQVEAGAPMYLYTGRGPSSQSMHLGHLIPFLFTKWLQDALDVPLVIQMTDDEKFLFKGHYDDQTGDNLLDFQSLTMENARDIIACGFDYNKTFLFSDLDYVGSMYPNIVRIWKAVTTNTVNGIFGFDGSSNIGKIAFPAIQAAPSFASSFPVVLEADRNSNHLCLIPCAIDQDPYFRMTRDVAHKLVHKQHGLGGKPALIHSKFFPPLQGAEGKMSSSNTNSAIFLTDSPDDIERKIKQHAFSGGRETKKEQQELGADLEVDVSYQWMRFFLEDDDELEKIGQDYGSGSGEYWNTGKVKGRLIEILKELVAEHQERRATITDEEVRKWMAERSIVKNST from the coding sequence ATGGTAGTCAATGCATTTGAAGTCAGCGGCAAGATTGATTACACCAAGCTGGTTGACAAATTTGGATCCAACCTCATTTCAGACTCTCTTATGGATAAGCTGGAAGCGTTAACGGTTGGAAAAGGCCGAGTTCCCCGGATGCACCGCTTTTTACGCCGGGGAATGTTCTTCAGCCATAGAGATCTCGATACCTTGCTGCGTCAGGTAGAGGCCGGTGCTCCAATGTACCTTTACACTGGGCGAGGGCCTAGTTCCCAATCGATGCATCTAGGGCATCTTATACCCTTCCTTTTTACCAAATGGTTGCAAGATGCCTTGGACGTCCCGTTGGTCATCCAAATGACGGATGACGAAAAGTTCTTATTTAAAGGACATTACGATGACCAAACCGGCGACAATTTATTAGACTTTCAAAGTTTGACCATGGAAAACGCCAGGGATATTATTGCGTGCGGCTTTGACTACAACAAGacctttttgttttcagaCTTGGATTATGTCGGTAGCATGTATCCAAACATTGTTCGCATCTGGAAGGCGGTCACGACCAATACGGTAAACGGAATTTTCGGTTTCGATGGATCTTCAAATATTGGCAAGATTGCTTTTCCCGCCATTCAAGCCGCGCCGTCTTTTGCCAGTAGTTTTCCAGTCGTCTTGGAAGCTGACCGTAATTCCAATCATTTGTGTCTGATCCCCTGCGCGATTGACCAAGATCCTTACTTCCGCATGACGCGGGATGTTGCGCACAAACTAGTTCATAAGCAACATGGTCTCGGTGGGAAACCGGCACTGATTCACTCTAAATTTTTTCCTCCGTTGCAAGGCGCCGAAGGCAAAATGTCGAGCTCCAACACGAACTCGGCTATATTTTTGACGGATTCGCCGGATGACATTGAGCGGAAAATTAAACAACACGCCTTTTCTGGTGGACGAGAAACCAAAAAGGAACAGCAAGAGCTCGGAGCTGACTTGGAGGTAGATGTGTCCTACCAATGGATGCGGTTTttcttggaagacgacgacgaattggaaaagattggCCAAGATTACGGTAGCGGATCCGGCGAATATTGGAACACTGGCAAGGTGAAGGGGCGCCTGATCGAAATTCTAAAGGAATTGGTAGCGGAGCATCAAGAACGACGGGCAACAATTACCGACGAAGAAGTTCGCAAATGGATGGCTGAGCGTAGCATCGTTAAGAACAGCACTTGa
- a CDS encoding predicted protein, giving the protein MTSIDSSAPASSGTDANPASPQPKQPKPKKAVPVVPPGISTAYMVLRTVITSLLPPEQEEITSVSPFQATYLKEGRPTGKFLITFKRRAVSTQTGGGGFWDEKDEASFSPFWDLVRAAVDRIVSNTSGDQALELTCTKTTKDEIVGAFGEGALDDGILKKKKADLEHLLATCGTISSDGSTTSATLQAVACVPPSTPYASTKALSNIILEMGNMCTEIKTQKKMVQISLKFEAVETENHGIPLAPEVTDGSPASMIAQRRL; this is encoded by the coding sequence ATGACAAGTATTGACAGCAGTGCCCCCGCTTCTTCCGGTACCGATGCGAATCCTGCTTCTCCTCAACCGAAGCAACCTAAGCCGAAAAAGGCCGTACCAGTCGTCCCACCAGGAATAAGTACCGCCTACATGGTGCTACGTACTGTGATTACGAGCCTGCTGCCGCCGGAGCAAGAAGAAATTACCAGCGTCAGTCCATTCCAAGCGACGTACTTGAAAGAAGGCCGTCCGACAGGAAAATTCTTGATAACATTCAAGCGTCGTGCGGTAAGCACCCAAACAGGAGGAGGTGGATTTTGGGACGAGAAGGATGAGGCATCGTTTTCACCGTTCTGGGATTTGGTCCGAGCTGCCGTCGATCGAATAGTGTCGAATACTTCCGGCGACCAGGCCCTTGAACTAACTTGTACTAAAACCACCAAAGATGAAATTGTGGGTGCGTTTGGTGAAGGGGCGTTAGACGATGGTATTCttaaaaagaaaaaggcagACCTCGAGCATCTGCTGGCTACCTGTGGTACCATTAGTAGCGATGGTAGCACGACGAGCGCCACGCTGCAGGCTGTGGCTTGCGTCCCACCGTCGACGCCCTACGCGTCGACCAAGGCTTTATCCAACATTATTTTAGAAATGGGTAACATGTGCACCGAAATTAAAACGCAGAAGAAGATGGTGCAAATCAGCTTGAAATTCGAAGCCGTTGAAACAGAAAACCATGGCATTCCGTTGGCGCCCGAAGTTACTGACGGAAGTCCGGCGAGTATGATTGCGCAGCGCAGGCTC
- a CDS encoding predicted protein produces the protein MSSGHRWGDSDSSDEDDNVDVAIPVTALNSQAALRDVSVARSASDAHPSTPTRSHRNERGNDVHAAQPFQRAWEPRGRGGGGFRDRDPSSASGGVARGGPRGGPHTGGRGRDWKTQAKQSSILNADIDISKASDWMATRRAKQEKAQVEQERHRVEQKEAAAEEKRIQRRSQLQALKAAVTTIQQEKDDEIQSSLQAAAQHSQSNIRILQRPAAPDTSETNRSVDSRNTPSRASGPSTNVSNSGAGARWVRASRGGDQHQRGGRGHGREGRGRHGRGDVGPVAGSGRADGSQAVAPTTPRNETTAPSHQPVRVQNTTVVQTASGTVEYRIDLERGNGPRGDSRGKKLHQAELMPDGAVRLSRRGTTAQPQNAKEDEDAASTTSNKSGRRTS, from the exons ATGTCGAGCGGACATCGTTGGGGTGATTCCGACAgttcggacgaagacgacaacgtGGACGTTGCCATTCCGGTGACGGCCTTGAACTCGCAAGCTGCCTTGCGTGATGTTTCGGTCGCGCGGTCGGCCAGTGATGCCCATCCATCCACTCCGACACGAAGTCACCGCAACGAACGAGGAAACGACGTCCACGCCGCACAACCATTCCAGCGCGCGTGGGAACCGCGGGGAAGAGGCGGCGGTGGTTTTCGGGATCGGGATCCTTCGAGCGCCAGTGGGGGAGTCGCCCGCGGAGGTCCCCGCGGGGGACCCCACACTGGTGGACGCGGACGCG ACTGGAAGACGCAAGCCAAACAGAGTTCTATTTTGAACGCCGATATTGATATCTCTAAAGCGTCGGACTGGATGGCAACCCGTCGAGCCAAGCAAGAGAAAGCTCAAGTGGAGCAAGAACGCCACCGTGTGGAACAAAAGGAAGCAGCGgcggaagaaaaaaggatcCAGCGGCGCTCGCAGCTCCAGGCACTCAAAGCTGCCGTGACGACGATTCAACAGGAAAAAGATGACGAAATCCAGTCTTCTCTACAAGCCGCCGCACAGCATTCCCAATCAAACATTCGGATCTTACAGCGACCCGCAGCACCGGATACCTCAGAGACCAACCGGTCCGTTGACTCCAGAAATACTCCCAGCCGCGCCTCGGGCCCCAGTACTAATGTCAGTAACAGTGGTGCCGGAGCCCGTTGGGTACGAGCGAGTCGCGGTGGCGACCAACACCAACGTGGGGGGAGGGGACACGGACGGGAAGGGCGGGGACGGCACGGAAGGGGAGACGTCGGTCCGGTGGCCGGTAGCGGACGTGCGGACGGCAGTCAAGCGGTAGCCCCCACGACACCGCGGAACGAGACCACCGCACCCTCGCATCAACCCGTCAGAGTCCAGAACACCACGGTCGTGCAAACTGCGTCCGGTACCGTTGAATACCGAATCGACTTGGAACGTGGCAATGGGCCAAGGGGTGACAGTCGCGGTAAGAAATTACACCAGGCAGAACTGATGCCGGACGGGGCCGTGCGTCTGTCTCGTAGAGGAACAACAGCGCAGCCGCAGAACGccaaggaagacgaagacgctGCTTCGACCACGTCCAACAAATCGGGACGTA GAACGTCCTAG
- a CDS encoding predicted protein, whose amino-acid sequence MPTMPFDATHIRRGLTIAALVWAWILPADANALRVPTGARTTDWYEHPEIPRQPIGVDVHGLPVHIPLVGAGTWQYNDTVAFQSLCKAFGEGITLVDTALGYGNQKGVGRAIRDCYVGRRSDLFVLTKIPGGLSYEETLGAHHQNMFELNLGYVDHLMVHFPSDWQQTKTGRAQRQTQWRAMEEIYYSGKARFIGVSHYCSQHLQDVLEIATVRPSLNQIEYHVGSGDVDAVLETCRTENITCMSFSPLCGPCQYEPSDSLISGDLVTEIAARYQHGSNETRPVTGAQVALRFIVQQALEERPLYIGPVVPKSNNADHIRSNRDIFDFVLSDVDMERLRNATK is encoded by the coding sequence ATGCCTACCATGCCCTTTGATGCCACACACATTCGGCGTGGATTGACGATCGCGGCACTCGTATGGGCATGGATCCTGCCCGCAGACGCCAACGCCCTACGTGTCCCCACGGGTGCACGGACTACCGATTGGTACGAACATCCGGAAATTCCGCGCCAACCCATCGGCGTCGACGTACACGGCTTGCCCGTCCACATTCCGCTAGTGGGTGCCGGTACCTGGCAATACAACGACACCGTCGCCTTTCAATCCTTGTGCAAGGCTTTTGGTGAGGGAATAACCCTGGTCGATACCGCCTTAGGCTACGGCAACCAAAAAGGTGTGGGTCGCGCCATTCGAGACTGTTACGTGGGCCGACGAAGCGATTTATTCGTCTTGACCAAGATTCCGGGCGGACTTTCCTACGAGGAAACCTTGGGTGCGCATCACCAAAACATGTTCGAGCTAAATCTGGGTTACGTGGACCATTTGATGGTGCATTTTCCGTCGGATTGGCAACAGACCAAAACGGGACGAGCGCAGCGTCAAACGCAGTGGAGAGCAATGGAAGAAATCTATTACAGCGGCAAGGCTCGTTTCATTGGAGTATCTCACTACTGTTCACAGCATTTACAAGATGTGCTGGAGATTGCGACGGTTCGACCGAGTCTCAACCAGATTGAATACCACGTTGGATCGGGCGACGTGGATGCCGTACTGGAAACGTGCCGAACCGAGAACATTACGTGCATGAGCTTTTCTCCCCTCTGCGGCCCTTGTCAATACGAACCGTCCGATTCTCTCATTAGTGGAGACTTGGTGACGGAGATTGCGGCCCGCTACCAACACGGTAGCAACGAAACGCGGCCTGTGACGGGCGCGCAAGTGGCTTTGCGTTTTATTGTCCAACAAGCTCTGGAAGAGCGTCCTTTGTACATTGGTCCCGTCGTCCCCAAAAGTAACAATGCGGATCACATTCGGAGCAATCGTGATATATTTGATTTTGTCTTGAGCGATGTCGATATGGAACGTCTGCGGAATGCGACCAAA
- a CDS encoding predicted protein: protein MNEDSTEDPDDGSVALCASCDRCRSRKTKCDGQRPCGNCLAKYMKKNKLSSADGIDFTECECVYSPAKRRGPIPGRTAGQARKATELQHHQQQQPNDWPQNYHNNPSTGVNLNGTGLDAQMTAALFSGQTEQASLQQKLNFLQSLQNQDEDHLMMQQQQQQHQMDEPANRRVKREDAGQNTSTNGIPRTITTHTHLLERSNPDGARLRAYYQLSIDELYRLPPIPTDEEYCARLNVPGMTPQMIPGPHLAALSAARFAEIALGALVHNEVSLAMELCNAVVHCLRESVQEPVQTPVMFEVAKAYFLLGVFRACRGDMERYFKYRRVCMTYLAKLENDDKTAVLLAAVAYLDSWAPYATQTELKYDVKLDAGAIASDPKNQNWIQGAPPVYLNNEAPLHARALDALACAVRTCCDQANSRFALISKEANIEGLDTIPSESISSATYNAVLSHENELCSRNIVLSAYTLMQQHESTDSSRHKNEGQHMVISAMDAFLENSDEDGNGGFTDSQIQSLLSVCNTAIENPFLLHHAGPTYHMVSNAAVLLCHLLNGLHMAKMNGQDFGRMEQSMFEEVFDAFISIRKLLTIHRRKLPVKLRCHAIPRPSMDGLKEGQPLIDLGETILCACRGCQGFVLMACSPCVAAERAQAAQHDLSVEAAKEAEAIEMGELDNELDNLGAEFDMDDDMLLGMISNLISS from the exons ATGAACGAAGACAGTACCGAAGACCCGGATGATGGCAGTGTGGCGCTCTGTGCATCATGCGATCGTTGCCGCTCGCGAAAGACCAAGTGTGACGGCCAGCGCCCCTGTGGAAACTGCTTGGCCAAGTACATGAAGAAGAATAAACTCAGTAG CGCGGATGGAATCGATTTTACCGAGTGTGAGTGTGTCTATTCACCCGCTAAGCGTCGTGGCCCTATTCCGGGTCGTACCGCTGGCCAAGCTCGGAAGGCCACCGAGCTGCAACATcaccaacagcagcagccgaATGATTGGCCTCAAAATTATCACAACAACCCTTCGACTGGGGTGAACTTGAACGGGACAGGATTGGACGCCCAAATGACTGCTGCTTTATTTTCCGGCCAAACCGAACAGGCGTCGTTGCAGCAAAAACTGAACTTTTTGCAGTCACTGCAAAATCAAGACGAAGATCATCTCATGatgcaacagcagcagcagcagcatcagATGGACGAGCCTGCCAATCGACGAGTGAAACGTGAAGATGCTGGACAGAATACCAGCACGAACGGGATTCCTCGCACTATCACCACCCACACGCACCTTTTGGAACGCTCCAATCCAGATGGAGCCCGTCTTCGTGCGTACTACCAGCTATCGATCGACGAACTCTATCGTTTGCCTCCGATACCGACGGACGAAGAATACTGTGCCCGCCTTAACGTTCCGGGGATGACGCCTCAAATGATCCCAGGTCCACATCTGGCCGCCCTGAGTGCCGCACGCTTTGCTGAGATCGCGCTCGGCGCACTTGTTCACAACGAAGTGTCGTTAGCGATGGAATTGTGTAATGCAGTTGTTCACTGCTTGCGGGAATCCGTACAGGAACCCGTGCAGACACCAGTGATGTTCGAAGTTGCCAAGGCGTACTTTTTGCTCGGCGTTTTCCGTGCCTGTCGCGGAGACATGGAACGGTATTTCAAATATCGCCGGGTCTGTATGACGTATTTGGCGAAGCTGGAG AACGATGATAAAACGGCGGTGCTCCTTGCCGCAGTGGCCTACTTGGACTCTTGGGC TCCGTACGCTACTCAGACTGAGCTCAAGTATGATGTCAAGTTGGATGCTGGTGCCATTGCTAGCGATCCCAAGAATCAAAACTGGATTCAAGGTGCTCCGCCGGTGTACCTGAATAATGAGGCCCCGTTGCATGCACGGGCTTTGGATGCTTTGGCTTGTGCCGTTCGCACTTGTTGCGATCAAGCCAACAGCCGTTTCGCTCTTATTAGCAAGGAGGCTAATATCGAAGGTCTGGACACGATTCCTTCcgaatccatttcttctgcAACGTACAATGCAGTTCTATCGCACGAGAATGAGCTCTGCAGTCGCAATATTGTTCTTTCAGCGTACACTCTGATGCAACAGCACGAATCTACTGACAGTTCTCGACACAAAAACGAGGGACAGCACATGGTCATTTCTGCGATGGACGCGTTTCTGGAAAATAGTGACGAAGATGGCAATGGTGGATTCACCGACAGTCAGATTCAGAGTTTGCTTTCTGTTTGTAACACTGCGATTGAGAATCCGTTCCTCTTGCACCATGCTGGTCCAACATATCACATGGTGTCCAACGCGGCCGTACTATTGTGTCATTTATTAAACGGCCTTCATATGGCCAAGATGAACGGTCAAGATTTCGGTCGGATGGAACAGTCCATGTTTGAAGAAGTCTTTGACGCTTTTATATCGATTCGCAAACTCTTGACGATTCATCGACGTAAACTACCGGTCAAACTGCGTTGCCATGCTATTCCGAGACCAAGCATGGACGGTTTAAAGGAAGGGCAGCCGTTAATTGATTTGGGGGAAACAATTCTTTGTGCGTGCCGTGGATGCCAGGGTTTTGTCCTTATGGCTTGCAGTCCCTGTGTAGCGGCGGAGCGTGCCCAGGCGGCGCAACATGATTTGTCAGTCGAAGCGGCGAAGGAAGCCGAAGCGATTGAAATGGGCGAGCTCGACAACGAATTGGACAACTTGGGAGCGGAATTTGATATGGACGACGATATGTTGTTGGGAATGATTAGCAATCTCATTTCAAGTTGA
- a CDS encoding predicted protein — translation YLLVYLLATLSDWLQGPYVYALYSDYGYSQHDIAVLFVAGFGSSMVFGSFVGGMADWGGRRTFAVLFAVVYACSCLTKHFKNFNVLLLGRLLGGVSTSLLFSVFEAWLIRAHNDAGLKAWLGKSFSWAAYGNSVVAITAGLVANKAASAVPMTAIQTGGQVYMGGYLNPFDIALVALLGCGIAALSLWEENYGDTDGSNDSSRGQAHWYDGLQTAFTTTIRSQDVLLCGIISSLFEGSMYIFVFMWTPALTEGSDEALPFGLIFSTFMVSCMAGSSLFSIQIEKMRGERLAVIVFATASAAMAGIALSYSNTVKFLLMNVFEVTVGMYWPIYGTLKGVIVPESKRAAIYNLYRIPLNFIVLFSLLTDLTPTTSFLLNATMLGTAAVLQIILMKRREMH, via the exons TATCTGCTGGTGTACCTGCTCGCCACGCTCAGCGACTGGTTGCAGGGACCGTACGTCTACGCCCTTTACTCCGATTATGGCTACTCACAGCACGATATTGCCGTCCTCTTTGTGGCCGGCTTTGGATCCTCCATGGTCTTTGGATCGTTCGTGGGCGGCATGGCCGATTGGGGCGGACGCAGGACCTTTGCCGTTCTCTTTGCCGTCGTCTACGCCTGCTCCTGTCTAACCAAAC ACTTTAAAAACTTTAACGTGCTCCTCCTGGGTCGTTTGTTGGGTGGTGTCTCCACCAGTTTGCTCTTTTCCGTCTTTGAAGCCTGGTTGATTCGGGCCCACAACGATGCCGGCCTTAAGGCCTGGTTAGGCAAATCTTTTTCCTGGGCCGCCTACGGAAATTCCGTCGTTGCCATTACGGCGGGACTCGTCGCCAATAAGGCCGCCAGCGCCGTGCCCATGACCGCTATCCAAACCGGCGGACAAGTGTACATGGGTGGCTACCTGAATCCGTTCGATATTGCGCTCGTGGCCTTGCTGGGATGCGGCATAGCTGCACTGTCTCTGTGGGAAGAAAACTACGGAGATACGGACGGATCCAACGATAGCAGTCGTGGCCAAGCCCACTGGTACGATGGTCTCCAGACCGCCTTTACCACCACCATTCGCTCGCAAGATGTCTTGCTCTGTGGCATTATTTCTTCGCTCTTTGAAGGTAGCATGTACATCTTTGTCTTTATGTGGACACCAGCCTTAACGGAAGGATCCGATGAAGCCTTGCCCTTTGGACTCATCTTTTCAACCTTTATGGTCTCCTGCATGGCCGGCTCGAGCTTGTTCTCTATACAGATTGAAAAAATGCGGGGCGAGCGTCTCGCCGTCATTGTGTTTGCCACGGCCTCCGCCGCCATGGCCGGAATCGCCCTGTCCTATTCCAATACCGTCAAGTTTTTGCTCATGAACGTCTTTGAAGTCACCGTCGGCATGTACTGGCCGATTTACGGAACCCTCAAGGGCGTCATCGTGCCGGAGTCCAAGCGGGCCGCCATTTACAATCTCTACCGTATCCCACTCAACTTTATCGTCCTGTTCTCCCTCTTGACCGATTTAACCCCCACGACGAGCTTTTTGTTGAACGCCACCATGCTGGGAACCGCTGCGGTGTTGCAGATTATCCTCATGAAGCGCCGCGAAATGCAC
- a CDS encoding predicted protein: MSFIDKMKKAGKSVVDAGAKTMLKTDIAFLNREIKSRKQAFGIDIYDLMERLETEDSLTVADKESQIRASFDAARKDIAVIQAKKECKSEEVTVLEAETDAANASQAIPPSSGTVVTNQHPSEM; this comes from the exons ATGAGTTTCATTGACAAGATGAAAAAGGCCGGCAAGAGCGTCGTGGACGCCGGTGCCAAGACCATGCTCAAG ACGGATATTGCCTTTTTGAATCGTGAGATCAAGTCTCGCAAACAGGCCTTTGGCATTGACATCTACGATCTCATGGAACGtttggaaacggaagacTCCCTGACCGTGGCGGACAAGGAAAGCCAAATCCGTGCGTCCTTTGACGCCGCCCGTAAGGACATTGCCGTCATTCAGGCCAAGAAGGAATGCAAATCGGAAGAAGTGACGGTTCTGGAGGCCGAAACGGACGCTGCTAACGCCAGCCAAGCCATTCCTCCCTCCAGTGGAACCGTCGTGACCAACCAGCATCCCTCGGAAATGTAA
- a CDS encoding predicted protein: MASSGSGYDLSSSTFSPDGRLFQVEYATKAVEQAGTVIGIACQDGAVVLGVSKPILHKMVVPTTGSYKRIHHVHERAGVASTGFLPDARVLVSRAMDEASDWKAQYGTSIPPDTLAARLGSYVHYFTLHGALRPFGAAAVLASYDEEEKAACLHLVEPSGNSHAYFGVAVGKGKQAAKTELEKLNLHKTKLSATQAVQEICKILILLHQENKESSKPLELEVSWLTKENDFRHVGAPLEMIQQAKEWAQTQLEQEESD; the protein is encoded by the coding sequence atggcGAGTTCAGGATCGGGCTACGATCTTTCGTCATCGACGTTTTCTCCGGACGGTCGTCTCTTCCAAGTGGAATACGCCACGAAAGCCGTCGAACAAGCCGGTACCGTCATTGGGATTGCCTGTCAAGACGGTGCGGTTGTCCTCGGTGTATCCAAGCCCATTCTACACAAAATGGTGGTCCCCACCACGGGTTCGTACAAACGCATTCACCACGTGCACGAACGCGCTGGAGTCGCTTCCACCGGTTTTCTACCCGACGCACGTGTCCTCGTGTCCCGTGCCATGGACGAAGCCTCGGATTGGAAGGCACAGTACGGTACCTCGATTCCCCCGGATACCTTGGCCGCGCGACTGGGATCCTACGTGCACTACTTTACACTCCACGGGGCCCTCCGGCCTTTTGGAGCCGCCGCCGTCCTCGCCAGttacgacgaagaagaaaaggcagCCTGTTTGCATCTCGTCGAACCCAGTGGAAATTCGCATGCGTACTTTGGGGTAGCCGTGGGTAAAGGCAAACAAGCCGCCAAGACggaattggaaaagctgaaTCTGCACAAGACCAAGCTGTCGGCCACCCAGGCGGTGCAGGAAATCTGTAAAATcttgattttgttgcacCAAGAGAATAAGGAAAGTTCCAAACCGCTCGAACTGGAGGTATCTTGGCTGACGAAAGAGAACGACTTTCGTCATGTGGGAGCGCCATTGGAAATGATCCAACAAGCCAAAGAATGGGCGCAAACCCAACTGGAACAGGAAGAATCGGAT
- a CDS encoding predicted protein has protein sequence MPLPDSITNLGGPTMVTSTPSGTTTALPPSTEDSMHSSSPTPFPGNRPGGRGPKRSQGATSTRTPRRPTEATTTLHQTSGIPYGHVPAYLPGSASLVEELDQRVLIVLRDGKHVVGTLVSYDQFSNLILHETVERRMKRCRETSTGIVTYYADVPLGLYVVRGDSIVLCGPLVDEDDIPAINAYAGRGGPGNHHSMQKVTLEELAEKTADSAVQLEWDFDTDLIA, from the exons ATGCCCCTCCCCGACTCAATCACCAATCTAGGTGGCCCCACAATGGTGACCTCAACACCTTCCGGTACCACGACAGCTTTACCTCCATCCACAGAAGACTCAATGCACAGCTCTTCCCCGACGCCTTTCCCTGGCAACCGTCCGGGGGGGCGCGGGCCGAAGCGATCACAGGGGGCAACGTCGACTCGTACGCCACGACGACCCACGGAGGCCACCACAACCCTGCATCAAACTTCCGGGATCCCGTACGGTCACGTGCCGGCGTATTTGCCAGGGAGTGCCAGCCTCGTGGAAGAACTAGATCAACGCGTTCTGATTGTCCTGCGGGACGGTAAGCACGTAGTTGGG ACGTTGGTGAGTTATGATCAATTTTCCAATCTCATTCTACACGAAACCGTCGAACGTCGCATGAAGCGTTGTCGTGAAACATCCACCGGTATCGTCACCTACTATGCCGATGTACCTTTGGGGTTGTACGTGGTGCGGGGCGATTCTATCGTCCTCTGTGGACCtctcgtggacgaagacgacatCCCGGCCATCAACGCGTACGCGGGAAGAGGGGGGCCAGGAAATCACCACTCCATGCAAAAGGTGACCTTGGAAGAACTGGCGGAAAAAACGGCCGATTCAGCCGTCCAATTGGAATGGGATTTTGATACTGATTTGATTGCGTAG
- a CDS encoding predicted protein has translation MVDFAKRPEVTVSTMGKLHNPTGEGVRAISNEAKVKAAKHSAAVASGITRTEAESAHDTKVGKEGTAKRNIIRKKTADIDSGNYNSTHKKQGGHGKGQWKDAMDPTYVEDVPIDEKDPLYNAAEDLNRYILSSHVDGSDHRGYDPQTSKSVYGPMLTNQEFKVQVAEALKEYFDSCDADEVIRTLEELGCQEFHHEIVKKAISLAMDNSSRERELTSRLLTCLHPTPLSMEHMEAGFNLLLDSVDDLSTDVPEAETMVASFLARAVVDEVLPPAYLSEQNNVRVGDMVIAKAVALLSREHCTARLERVWGPGDGRPVEELKIEMDQLLQEYLHSRELDEAARCVKELHAPHFHHELVKRGAFAAMELDGKKEEQDHANLDAMAALLAFLVKNAIVSEYQVKKGLSRLKDVLPDMQLDVPLAPALMEAFAGFCAEQGCLPVEKKVAAEVEEGTDQAK, from the exons ATGGTTGACTTCGCCAAGCGTCCAGAAGTGACGGTCAGTACCATG GGTAAACTCCATAATCCGACCGGCGAAGGGGTGCGAGCCATCTCGAATGAAGCAAAGGTCAAAGCAGCCAAGCATTCGGCGGCTGTTGCCAGCGGAATCACCAGAACCGAGGCCGAATCCGCACACGACACCAAAGTCGGCAAGGAAGGGACTGCCAAGCGCAACATTATCCGCAAAAAGACGGCCGACATAGACTCGGGTAACTACAACTCGACTCATAAAAAGCAAGGCGGGCACGGAAAGGGTCAGTGGAAAGATGCCATGGACCCGACATACGTGGAGGACGTCCCAATCGATGAAAAGGACCCCTTATACAACGCAGCGGAAGATTTGAATCGATACATTCTGAGTAGTCACGTCGACGGATCGGATCATCGGGGGTACGATCCTCAGACGTCAAAATCGGTATACGGCCCCATGCTAACGAATCAGGAATTCAAAGTGCAGGTCGCCGAGGCTCTGAAGGAATATTTTGACTCGTGCGATGCGGATGAAGTGATTCGAACCTTGGAAGAGCTTGGATGTCAAGAGTTCCATCACGAGATTGTCAAAAAGGCCATTAGCTTGGCCATGGACAATAGCTCAAGGGAACGGGAACTGACGAGTCGCCTCTTGACGTGCCTACATCCAACTCCTCTCTCCATGGAACACATGGAGGCCGGGTTCAACTTGCTTTTGGACTCGGTCGATGATCTCAGCACAGACGTACCGGAAGCGGAG ACAATGGTAGCTTCGTTTCTGGCGCGTGCCGTCGTGGACGAAGTGTTACCGCCCGCGTATTTGTCGGAGCAGAACAATGTTCGCGTAGGCGACATGGTGATTGCCAAGGCGGTCGCTTTACTGAGTCGCGAACACTGCACGGCTCGTCTCGAACGCGTGTGGGGTCCTGGCGACGGCCGCCCGGTGGAAGAGCTGAAGATTGAAATGGACCAGCTTCTACAAGAGTACCTCCACTCACGTGAGTTGGACGAGGCTGCACGGTGTGTCAAGGAGTTGCACGCCCCACATTTCCATCACGAACTCGTGAAACGGGGTGCTTTTGCCGCCATGGAACTGGACGGCAAGAAGGAAGAACAAGATCACGCCAATTTGGACGCCATGGCGGCCTTGTTGGCTTTTTTGGTGAAGAACGCGATTGTCTCGGAATACCAGGTCAAGAAAGGCTTGTCCCGACTGAAGGACGTCTTGCCGGATATGCAACTGGATGTTCCGCTGGCACCAGCACTGATGGAAGCCTTTGCGGGATTCTGTGCGGAGCAGGGATGCTTGCCCGTTGAGAAAAAAGTTGCAGCCGAAGTGGAGGAAGGAACGGACCAAGCCAAATAG